A section of the Meles meles chromosome 8, mMelMel3.1 paternal haplotype, whole genome shotgun sequence genome encodes:
- the CAVIN3 gene encoding caveolae-associated protein 3 — protein sequence MGESALEPGPVSAAPAGGPVHAVTVVTLLEKLATMLEALRERQGGLARRQGGLAGSVRRIQSGLGALSRSHDTTSNTLAQLLAKAERVGSHADAAQERAVRRAAQVQRLEANHGLLVARGKLHVLLFKEEAEIPASAFQKAPEPLGPADQSEPGPEQPEIEVEESSDEEPVESRARRLRRTGLQKVQSLRRALSGRKGPAAPMPTPVKPPRLGPGRNADGQPDARPALEPKLESEPPQDTEEDPGRPGAAEAAVLQIENAA from the exons ATGGGGGAGAGCGCGCTGGAGCCGGGGCCTGTGTCCGCAGCGCCGGCGGGGGGCCCGGTGCACGCCGTGACGGTGGTGACGCTGCTGGAGAAGCTGGCCACCATGCTGGAGGCGCTGCGGGAGCGGCAGGGGGGCCTGGCTCGGAGGCAGGGCGGTCTAGCGGGCTCTGTGCGCCGTATCCAGAGCGGCCTGGGCGCGTTGAGCCGCAGCCACGACACCACAAGCAACACACTGGCGCAGCTGCTGGCCAAGGCGGAGCGCGTGGGCTCGCACGCGGATGCCGCGCAGGAGCGCGCGGTGCGCCGCGCGGCCCAGGTGCAGCGGCTGGAGGCAAACCACGGGCTGCTGGTGGCGCGCGGGAAGCTCCACGTCCTGCTCTTCAAG GAGGAGGCTGAAATCCCAGCCAGCGCCTTCCAGAAGGCGCCAGAGCCTTTAGGCCCAGCCGACCAGTCTGAGCCCGGCCCAGAGCAGCCCGAGATTGAAGTTGAGGAGAGCTCGGACGAGGAGCCTGTAGAGTCCAGGGCCCGGCGGCTGCGGCGCACCGGGTTGCAGAAGGTACAGAGCCTGCGAAGAGCCCTGTCCGGCCGGAAAGGCCCTGCAGCACCAATGCCCACGCCGGTCAAGCCACCTCGCCTTGGGCCTGGCAGGAACGCTGATGGCCAGCCGGACGCCCGGCCTGCGCTGGAGCCCAAGCTGGAGTCAGAACCTCCACAGGACACCGAGGAAGATCCCGGGAGACCTGGGGCAGCGGAAGCCGCAGTGCTTCAAATAGAGAACGCTGCCTAA